The Leptospira terpstrae serovar Hualin str. LT 11-33 = ATCC 700639 nucleotide sequence GCATCGACTGCTCAGTATCCCGTGGGTGGAACTTTGAATCTTTTCGGAATGACTACGCAAAGTTCTACCGTTTGTTATACTCGCGTTAAAGGAACTAAATACAATCCTCCTGCTTTTTGTAAGTGAAGAGGATTGGAGTGTAAAGCGGGATCGCCTAATGGATAGAATACGGATATAAAAATCCATTGGCGAGGCGCCCAGAAATTTTCTAAAATTCTAAATCATTCATGTAAGTGGTGGATGACTTGGATGAGTTTCTCTTGCACTTCTTTGGCGATTTTTTCGAGTTCGGGATTCTGAACTAATTTTGTCATAGTCATGGGATCAAAGATAGACACTTTGGTTTCCCCATTTTTTTCTTCTGTGACAACTACGTTGCAAGGGAGTAAAAGTCCAATTTCATCGGCAGTTTGGAGCGCTTTGTGCGCAAAACTAGGGTTACATGCTCCGAGGATCGTATAACGTTTAAAATCGACTCCGATTTTTTCTTTGAGGGTTTGTTTGACGTCGATGGTGGTAAGAACTCCGAAACCCTCTTTTTTGAGTGCTTCGGTTGTGTCGGTGATGGTTTCTTCAAAACTCTTTTTTCTGTGAACGGTTAGTCCTAACATAAATCCTCCGTTGTCCTATACCCCATAGGGTATAGATGTCAAAACGAAGTTGCAAGAGATTTTTACTTAGGTTTTGAAAAAGATCATTCTTTTTTCGGGAGTTTTTGCATCTCTTCTACACTTGGAAGTTGGTTTGACATGTGACGGATCTCCCCTGTAGAATTGAGAAGAAAGTATTGGGGGAGTGGGTCTGTTTTTAAAGAGGCAAACCGATCATCCAAAATTAGGGTTTGGAATTCCTGTTCTCTCGGTGTATAGTTGAGTAAGACATAGGTGCCAAGGTCTGGTTTTCCTTCCCCACATTCGAGCCCTTGCAACATCTCACATCGAGATTTTGTCACTGCAAGGAGAATGAGTTTTCCTTCACGAGAAGCCTGGCCAAATGCGAAGGATTTGTTATGGCCCCAATGAATTTCTTCACTCACCATTTCGTTGATTTTGATATAACCATATACGAGTAGTAAAATAAAAAGTGGCATGGATAAAAAACCAACTAGGTAAAAAACACGGGAATATTTCTGCATACTAGGCAATGGAACCTAAGGGTCTCGTTCCCGCCAAGTTGAATTTTTAATCTTTACTAAACCCAAATTTTCAAAAAAAACTACACCTTCTTCTTCCTGTATCAAATCTGGTTTAAAGAGAGAAACCTTAGGAGAAATCAATGGAGATTTGGTATACCGAAAAATTGGAATTAGAAAAAGGCCGCGCTGTGAGTTACCGGGTAACAAAAACAATCGAAAGCCTACAATCTCCGTTCCAAAAAATCGATATTTTTGAAACACAATCCTTTGGTAGAATGTTTACACTTGATGGTGTAACAATGGTTACAAACAAGGATGAACATTCTTATCATGAAATGATTGCCCATATCCCCATGATGAGCCATCCTAACCCAGAATCCGTCCTTGTGATCGGAGGTGGAGATGGGGGAACGGTTCGAGAAGTTTTGAAACACCCTTCTGTCAAAGAAGTTGTGTTATGCGAGATTGACAAAGCTGTAGTAGATATCAGTTATAAATACTTCCCTGAATGTGCTGATGCCATGAAAGACCCTAAGGTCATCCATTATTATGATGACGGGGCAAAATTTGCACGAGACAACAAAGGCCGCTTTGATGTGATTCTTGTGGATTCCAGTGATCCAGTGGGACCTGCCGAAGTCCTTTTTAAAGAACCATTCTTTCGTGATATGGCAAGTGCTTTAAAACCAACAGGTATCATTGCCACACAAGCGGAATCTTTTTGGTATCATGGAGATGTGATCTCTTCACTCTTTGATTTTATTCCAAAAATTTTTCCTGAATATGGATATTATTACACTACCATCCCTACGTATCCTTCGGGTATCATTGGATTTACTTTTTTATCCAATGCGATTGATCCTTATTCGGTAACTCCAGATCCAAAACGTGTTCCCAAAGGACTCAAATACTACAGTCCAGAAATTCACAAAGCGGCTTTTGTTCTTCCTGAATTTGCAAAAGCTTATATCAAACGAAAAGGATAAATCTTTGTGAAATGGTTTTCTGTTTTCTTTTTCCTATTCTCAGTTTTTTCTCTGACAAGGCCCGAATCCCTTTGGGCCGGGGAAACAAGAGCAACAAAATTGGAATTAGAAGCAGAATCTTATGAGGGACGTGGGTATCCAAAAAAAGCGGAAGAACTTCGTGCCAAAGTAAAACGAATTCGTTCCGATCAATTTAGTGAACGAAACCACGAGCCAAATTATCCCATCACCTCGAATCTCCCAGCTACTAATAAAGGTTCTTTAGAATTCAACCAGGGAACTTGGGAAATTGGAATCAGGCTTATGGGGCAGGGTGGTGCTTTTACTTCCGGAAATGATTGGGCAAACGATAATGGTAGAGTTGCATTTCAAGCTGGCACACCGTATTTTCCTCGTTCGGCGATAGGTTATCAAAATATACGATCCCTTCCTTTTACTTATGATTTAGAAAAACAACAAGGATCGGGTTCGATTTCTCCGAAAGTAGCTTACAAACATAAATCAGCGAAGTGGGGATTAGAGTATGTATACTACCAATTCCAAACTTCTACGGATTATCTTTCTTATGGATTTATCGGAGGTTTGCAGTTTGCTCATCATTCCGATCGACTTAATAGCGCCGAACATAAGTTAGTTGTTAAAATCTATGAAGAGTATTCAAAAGATTTTGGCTATAGTTGGGATTTTGGAATTCGAACCGGATCTTTTCATACCAATTCGGTATTTACTTCACAGTCTTTGGGGCAAACGGGTCTTATGCGAGATTCAATGCGGTATATAGCTCCAAGTGCTGGGTTCCGATTTTATCACAGGGTCCAAGAAGAGTTTTCTTATGATATAGGAGGGGATATGTTTATCACCCCTCTTGGAAGGCTTAATTACCGAAGGGATATGGCAACTGGAAATGGAGGGCTTTCTCGTTTCGCAGAATCCCAAGTTTCTGCCGGAGAAGCGTATTCATTATTTTCAGAAAAACCACTACAGACTTCTGTTGTTGGACTAGACATTCTGGCACAAGCCAATTGGACTCCGCTCACACATCATAAATTTCAGTTAGGATTTCAGGTGATTCAATACATTTGGAGGGCCAATGAATCTACGGCTCCCGGCATTCGCGCTTTGAATCAGGAGTCCTTTGTTTCAGGAGTTCGAGATTATTATTTAAGTTCGGCTTTCTATGAAGCAGATGGAACAGACAAACGTTCTTCTCGGGTTTATGCCATTTCGAATTTTTTCATCGGATATACTTATGTATTTTAGAGTTTGTATTTCTACGATATCTCTTTTGTCGGTTTGTTTTTTTACCTTGGGCTGTGGGATTTCCCTTCGAGTTTACAGACCTTTTCCTAAGGAAACAGCTTTTGAATATGTTAAAAAAATGGATCATATTCAAATCTTTGTGAAAGAAGAGAACCGAATGAAAATGGGGGTTTATGATGGGTATTTTTTTAACCCAGAAGGACTTCCCAATGAATATGGTCCCTTATCTTATTTGATTCGAAAGGAACTTTCTATGCGAGGGAACCGTTATCCTTTGTTACTCGATAGAGGAGGGAAGATTTTTGTCGACGAATTTCAATTAGTCTCTCTTGACAGGTGTTCTAAAAACTTAAGTTTTGTTAAATTGAAAGTAAGAATCCAAATCGCAAACAATGGAGAAGAACAGTTTTCTTACTATGACGAGATCGATTCTAGGGTAACCAATTGTTATCTCACAGGGAGTGTCTTAACGGTAGTCCCACTTCTTTGGTATGTGCCATACAACGGATTTCGAGGAAACAGAGAAGACCAATTGAATCAACTGGGTAGAAATTCACTTTCAGAATTTTTTACTAAGTTGGAGGTTTTATCAGGGTATAACGGTAGTTCCCCGATCGAGGAGAATCAACCGCTAGAACCACAACCTGTGAAACCAAAACAAATTCCCACCAAACAAGAACCAGTGGATCCAAAACTAAAGGAAATTCTCGAGAGTCTATGAAATTCCAAACTCTTGTCATTCTATTTTGGATTGGGTTAAACCTCACAAACTGTTATTCTTTGGAGAAACCATACAATTATGGAAACCCATACCTACCGAGCCCTGAATTTACAGAAGACGACCCACAATTTGAAGAAGGGGAACCGGTTTGGATTTTGGACCAAACAGGAAATTGGATTTTTTCTCTTCCTTCCAAGTTAGTACTTTGGAATTTAAAAGCAGACAACCATTACATTTCAAAAGAGACAAAAGACTATTTGATCCGTTATATTAAAGAAAATAATTTGCGTGATGTGAAGGTACGTTTCAATCAATATGCACCTCTTTCTGAATGGAAACGACTTCCGAAAAATAAAAATATCAATCCTGTAGTCCGGTATTTTTTTGGATCGATTTCATTACTTGCTTATACTTTTCTTCCTGGTCGGTTGTTTGCAGGAACCATTGGTGGAGATCATTATAATTCTTTTACAAACACAATCAATGTATACTCTGATTTACCTCCTGTTGTCATCCATGAAGGTGGGCATGCCAAAGACTTTGCGCAAAGAGAAAAAAGAACTTTCTATGCTGCCGTTTACGCCATTCCTGTCGTAGGTGCCCTTTACCATGAAGCAAGGGCCTCCGATGATGCATTAAATTATTTTGCTGAAAAAGATGACAAAGAACAATTGGAATCTTCTTATGAACTACTTACTCCTGCTTATTCTACTTATGTTGGAGGAGCCATTGGGGATGTTGTGGCCAATCCTATCACTGCGGTAGCAGTCATA carries:
- a CDS encoding DUF302 domain-containing protein, producing MLGLTVHRKKSFEETITDTTEALKKEGFGVLTTIDVKQTLKEKIGVDFKRYTILGACNPSFAHKALQTADEIGLLLPCNVVVTEEKNGETKVSIFDPMTMTKLVQNPELEKIAKEVQEKLIQVIHHLHE
- the speE gene encoding polyamine aminopropyltransferase, which encodes MEIWYTEKLELEKGRAVSYRVTKTIESLQSPFQKIDIFETQSFGRMFTLDGVTMVTNKDEHSYHEMIAHIPMMSHPNPESVLVIGGGDGGTVREVLKHPSVKEVVLCEIDKAVVDISYKYFPECADAMKDPKVIHYYDDGAKFARDNKGRFDVILVDSSDPVGPAEVLFKEPFFRDMASALKPTGIIATQAESFWYHGDVISSLFDFIPKIFPEYGYYYTTIPTYPSGIIGFTFLSNAIDPYSVTPDPKRVPKGLKYYSPEIHKAAFVLPEFAKAYIKRKG